In Eupeodes corollae chromosome 3, idEupCoro1.1, whole genome shotgun sequence, a single genomic region encodes these proteins:
- the LOC129952715 gene encoding protein lingerer isoform X6: MSTQNRSSGGGRNQKKSNSGGGDTSNKRGDVGKTDKEKSQPKVLKPTLDQIRIAQAAEINTVAEDPKMPEKVATLIEMTQRSEEEVCCALYECDNNLERAVVFLLETLPVGAFETLKKKKSRTANSASENTGESDWADGNANTDKREKSRNRSSTRGGRGGNDSRGWRGREARENERNLADSSGRGGGEGGYRGGNRGRGSSRGGSYVGRGGRGGRLGQRGMGRDQGSRSNYSRHQDQDHQEVELWDNTIATNAEKQQQQQQQQQDDAWGDWDNEEYVGSLKDSKVFTTSNLQQSQQPAVVGVGSADLSAPPGLELHLGATQQQQQPPQQQSSHIGNDDMAQQYSSAVVNNNSSVAVSGSGTLNPSQFPDIHSSNAGHNMRMSSLETQQMNSSSTLSAEQSQYFNSLTSQNAAAAAAAAAAVAAAAVSQQTGSVNSYQNSSVQYPTSYATVFGDQNVSSQPAVRRARAKVPPPSKIPSTAVEMPGDTLNNIGYLDVQFGGLDFGTEDSFDALPEKFNSSATIDNQQIVQTQDVVSNDYQSKANSQQQAVLSAGLQNSQISDSLTSGYSQRSSSNIQQQQNASSVGSMSAQTNSSLDQLSKNDPYNQSNTSNAAGYQSSYNSSSSANKSSSYQPTATGQGYNSASYTNVQSSSASTYQPPSNNYNSYNQNSVNSYQQQANVSSVNNSSNSVAGSTVNSSVSTQNIPVGGSSSSTVNNASANSNAGYLSSQYQSNQTTSAYPSQQNAYQNNQSIYGGTGLSNNTGFTGSTSTSSSQYSNFSSAKLKETSTTSSSSHYESVSSVAASTVVSSTVSSVVPSSTATTNSMSSPSLGLTNTKVTNSATNANKNSAGMVPQNIQMQGYYDLNYTPTSLGAAGVRDNLGSVAYSTMTDGRFARTDNNSSPVSNVSSTMSQQAGSTAPLLNVPYAYFYGGNMMPGGFQYGTPAIYPQQIPAANTASGGQFPKPSYNTGYGSASYDALSQATQDYTKGAYPSSVNQQTKSQNVANPPQAGTGSDITSSMYGKGHVALNKVNSYEKQNFHSGTPPPFNMPNTQTAGGTSAQPYGMYLQPMPTGHHNMIHQPIHQMDSRIHNSSRRDSNSTGQRQQSSNPTKSATKQGYSPSYWAGQN; the protein is encoded by the exons ATGAGCACACAAAATCGATCCAGCGGTGGCGGCCGCAACCAGAAAAAGTCAAATTCTGGTGGTGGTGATACATCTAATAAAAGAGGTGATGTAGGCAAAACAGATAAAGAAAAATCGCAGCCAAAGGTACTAAAG CCAACATTAGATCAGATCCGTATTGCTCAGGCTGCAGAAATTAATACTGTCGCAGAAGATCCAAAAATGCCTGAGAAAGTCGCTACACTGATCGAAATGACTCAGAGGTCTGAGGAAGAAGTATGTTGTGCATTGTATGAGTGCGATAATAATTTGGAGCGAGCTGTAGTATTCTTATTAGAAACACTTCCAGTG GGAGCatttgaaactttaaagaagaaaaagagtCGGACCGCCAATTCAGCAAGTGAGAACACTGGTGAAAGCGATTGGGCTGATGGAAATGCAAATACGGATAAACGAGAGAAGTCTCGTAACAGGAGCAGCACACGCGGAGGACGTGGTGGCAATGACAGTCGTGGCT GGCGAGGAAGAGAGGCTCGGGAAAACGAGAGAAATCTAGCAGATTCTTCTGGTCGTGGTGGTGGCGAAGGAGGATACCGTGGTGGTAACCGAGGACGGGGTTCCAGTCGCGGAGGGAGTTACGTGGGACGCGGTGGCCGTGGTGGTCGTCTTGGCCAACGTGGAATGGGAAGAGATCAAGGTAGTCGCAGCAACTACTCAAGACACCAAGATCAAGACCATCAAGAAGTTGAGCTGTGGGACAACACGATTGCTACAAATGCcgagaagcagcagcagcaacaacagcagcagcaggacGATGCTTGGGGTGATTGGGATAACGAGGAATACGTGGGCTCTCTTAAAGACAGCAAAGTATTTACTACGAGCAATTTGCAGCAAAGCCAGCAACCTGCTGTCGTTGGAGTGGGCAGTGCAGACTTGTCGGCTCCACCTGGCTTAGAGCTGCATCTTGGTGCTactcagcaacaacaacaaccaccgCAGCAGCAATCATCTCATATAGGCAACGATGATATGGCTCAACAATATAGCAGTGCTGTAGTAAATAACAATTCGAGTGTAGCTGTTTCGGGATCGGGAACTCTTAACCCATCTCAATTCCCAGACATTCATTCATCGAATGCTGGTCATAACATGCGAATGAGTAGCTTAGAAACGCAGCAAATGAACAGTTCATCGACTCTTTCAGCGGAACAGTCTCAGTATTTCAATTCATTGACCTCGCAGAATGCAGCGGCTGCAGCAGCTGCTGCTGCGGCAGTTGCTGCCGCTGCTGTATCTCAGCAAACAGGCAGTGTAAATTCGTACCAAAACTCATCTGTGCAATATCCGACGTCTTATGCTACAGTATTTGGTGATCAGAATGTGTCATCGCAGCCAGCTGTAAGAAGAGCGAGAGCCAAGGTGCCACCACCGTCGAAG ATACCATCAACTGCAGTTGAAATGCCTGGTGATACTCTTAATAACATTGGTTATTTGGATGTTCAATTTGGTGGATTGGACTTTGGTACCGAAGACTCATTCGATGCATTGCCGGAGAAGTTTAATTCATCAGCAACAATTGACAATCAGCAAATTGTCCAGACTCAAGATGTTGTTTCAAATGACTATCAGTCAAAGGCAAACTCGCAACAACAAGCCGTATTGTCAGCTGGATTGCAGAATTCGCAAATT TCTGATAGTCTTACATCAGGCTATTCTCAACGCAGCTCCTCGAATATTCAACAACAGCAAAATGCAAGCAGTGTGGGTTCAATGAGCGCCCAAACCAACAGCTCGCTAGATCAGCTATCGAAAAATGATCCGTACAATCAATCGAACACATCAAATGCGGCTGGTTATCAGAGCTCATACAACTCTAGCTCCTCTGCTAACAAATCTTCATCTTACCAACCGACAGCTACTGGTCAGGGGTACAATAGCGCTAGTTACACTAACGTTCAA TCTTCTTCGGCCAGTACCTATCAACCACCGTCGAATAACTACAATTCATATAACCAGAATTCTGTGAATTCTTATCAGCAGCAAGCGAATGTATCTTCTGTAAATAATTCATCGAATTCTGTTGCTGGTAGCACTGTGAATAGTAGTGTTTCAACGCAAAACATTCCCGTAGGCGGAAGCAGTAGTAGCACCGTGAATAATGCCAG TGCAAATTCAAATGCCGGATATTTATCCAGTCAGTATCAAAGCAATCAGACAACATCGGCTTACCCATCACAACAGAATGCGTACCAAAATAATCAAAGTATTTATGGCGGTACTGGTCTTTCAAATAACACAGG GTTCACTGGTAGCACAAGCACTTCATCATCTCAATACAGTAACTTTAGTAGTGCTAAACTGAAGGAAACTTCTACTACATCGTCTAGCTCCCATTATGAAAG cgTTTCAAGTGTTGCAGCAAGTACAGTTGTTAGTAGCACTGTAAGTTCAGTTGTCCCCAGTTCAACAGCGACTACAAACAGTATGAGCTCACCATCTTTAGGTTTGACAAATACAAAAGTAACAAACTCAGCCACCAATGCCAACAAGAACAGTGCTGGAATGGTGCCGCAAAACATCCAAATG CAGGGATACTACGATCTGAATTACACACCAACTAGTTTAGGTGCAGCCGGTGTGCGTGACAACTTGGGCTCTGTTGCTTATTCAACAATGACTGATGGTCGTTTCGCCAGAACTGACAATAACTCTAGCCCTGTTAGCAAT gtGTCTAGTACGATGTCACAGCAAGCGGGATCAACTGCTCCATTGCTTAACGTTCCTTATGCATACTTCTATGGAGGCAATATGATGCCTGGCGGTTTCCAATATGGCACACCAGCAATTTATCCG caGCAGATTCCAGCTGCAAATACTGCATCAGGTGGTCAGTTCCCTAAACCGTCATACAATACTGGATATGGTTCAGCCAGCTACGATGCTCTTTCACAAGCTACACAGGACTACACCAAGGGAGCGTACCCATCTAGTGTTAACCAACAGACTAAATCACAAAACGTAGCAAATCCACCACAAGCCGGAACTGGTTCCGACATTACATCTTCAATGTATGGAAAGGGTCATGTAGCATTAAACAAAGTCaat tcatatgaaaaacaaaatttccactCTGGTACACCACCCCCCTTTAATATGCCCAATACGCAGACTGCCGGTGGAACGTCGGCTCAACCCTATGGAATGTACCTACAGCCGATGCCAACAGGTCATCACAATATGATTCATCAACCCATTCATCAG ATGGACAGCAGAATTCATAACTCATCCCGTCGG
- the LOC129952715 gene encoding protein lingerer isoform X2: protein MSTQNRSSGGGRNQKKSNSGGGDTSNKRGDVGKTDKEKSQPKVLKPTLDQIRIAQAAEINTVAEDPKMPEKVATLIEMTQRSEEEVCCALYECDNNLERAVVFLLETLPVGAFETLKKKKSRTANSASENTGESDWADGNANTDKREKSRNRSSTRGGRGGNDSRGWRGREARENERNLADSSGRGGGEGGYRGGNRGRGSSRGGSYVGRGGRGGRLGQRGMGRDQGSRSNYSRHQDQDHQEVELWDNTIATNAEKQQQQQQQQQDDAWGDWDNEEYVGSLKDSKVFTTSNLQQSQQPAVVGVGSADLSAPPGLELHLGATQQQQQPPQQQSSHIGNDDMAQQYSSAVVNNNSSVAVSGSGTLNPSQFPDIHSSNAGHNMRMSSLETQQMNSSSTLSAEQSQYFNSLTSQNAAAAAAAAAAVAAAAVSQQTGSVNSYQNSSVQYPTSYATVFGDQNVSSQPAVRRARAKVPPPSKIPSTAVEMPGDTLNNIGYLDVQFGGLDFGTEDSFDALPEKFNSSATIDNQQIVQTQDVVSNDYQSKANSQQQAVLSAGLQNSQISDSLTSGYSQRSSSNIQQQQNASSVGSMSAQTNSSLDQLSKNDPYNQSNTSNAAGYQSSYNSSSSANKSSSYQPTATGQGYNSASYTNVQSSSASTYQPPSNNYNSYNQNSVNSYQQQANVSSVNNSSNSVAGSTVNSSVSTQNIPVGGSSSSTVNNASANSNAGYLSSQYQSNQTTSAYPSQQNAYQNNQSIYGGTGLSNNTGFTGSTSTSSSQYSNFSSAKLKETSTTSSSSHYESVSSVAASTVVSSTVSSVVPSSTATTNSMSSPSLGLTNTKVTNSATNANKNSAGMVPQNIQMVSQYIQTGLPYYQQPVYSYEDLQMMQQRVPHVQGYYDLNYTPTSLGAAGVRDNLGSVAYSTMTDGRFARTDNNSSPVSNVSSTMSQQAGSTAPLLNVPYAYFYGGNMMPGGFQYGTPAIYPQIPAANTASGGQFPKPSYNTGYGSASYDALSQATQDYTKGAYPSSVNQQTKSQNVANPPQAGTGSDITSSMYGKGHVALNKVNSYEKQNFHSGTPPPFNMPNTQTAGGTSAQPYGMYLQPMPTGHHNMIHQPIHQMDSRIHNSSRRDSNSTGQRQQSSNPTKSATKQGYSPSYWAGQN from the exons ATGAGCACACAAAATCGATCCAGCGGTGGCGGCCGCAACCAGAAAAAGTCAAATTCTGGTGGTGGTGATACATCTAATAAAAGAGGTGATGTAGGCAAAACAGATAAAGAAAAATCGCAGCCAAAGGTACTAAAG CCAACATTAGATCAGATCCGTATTGCTCAGGCTGCAGAAATTAATACTGTCGCAGAAGATCCAAAAATGCCTGAGAAAGTCGCTACACTGATCGAAATGACTCAGAGGTCTGAGGAAGAAGTATGTTGTGCATTGTATGAGTGCGATAATAATTTGGAGCGAGCTGTAGTATTCTTATTAGAAACACTTCCAGTG GGAGCatttgaaactttaaagaagaaaaagagtCGGACCGCCAATTCAGCAAGTGAGAACACTGGTGAAAGCGATTGGGCTGATGGAAATGCAAATACGGATAAACGAGAGAAGTCTCGTAACAGGAGCAGCACACGCGGAGGACGTGGTGGCAATGACAGTCGTGGCT GGCGAGGAAGAGAGGCTCGGGAAAACGAGAGAAATCTAGCAGATTCTTCTGGTCGTGGTGGTGGCGAAGGAGGATACCGTGGTGGTAACCGAGGACGGGGTTCCAGTCGCGGAGGGAGTTACGTGGGACGCGGTGGCCGTGGTGGTCGTCTTGGCCAACGTGGAATGGGAAGAGATCAAGGTAGTCGCAGCAACTACTCAAGACACCAAGATCAAGACCATCAAGAAGTTGAGCTGTGGGACAACACGATTGCTACAAATGCcgagaagcagcagcagcaacaacagcagcagcaggacGATGCTTGGGGTGATTGGGATAACGAGGAATACGTGGGCTCTCTTAAAGACAGCAAAGTATTTACTACGAGCAATTTGCAGCAAAGCCAGCAACCTGCTGTCGTTGGAGTGGGCAGTGCAGACTTGTCGGCTCCACCTGGCTTAGAGCTGCATCTTGGTGCTactcagcaacaacaacaaccaccgCAGCAGCAATCATCTCATATAGGCAACGATGATATGGCTCAACAATATAGCAGTGCTGTAGTAAATAACAATTCGAGTGTAGCTGTTTCGGGATCGGGAACTCTTAACCCATCTCAATTCCCAGACATTCATTCATCGAATGCTGGTCATAACATGCGAATGAGTAGCTTAGAAACGCAGCAAATGAACAGTTCATCGACTCTTTCAGCGGAACAGTCTCAGTATTTCAATTCATTGACCTCGCAGAATGCAGCGGCTGCAGCAGCTGCTGCTGCGGCAGTTGCTGCCGCTGCTGTATCTCAGCAAACAGGCAGTGTAAATTCGTACCAAAACTCATCTGTGCAATATCCGACGTCTTATGCTACAGTATTTGGTGATCAGAATGTGTCATCGCAGCCAGCTGTAAGAAGAGCGAGAGCCAAGGTGCCACCACCGTCGAAG ATACCATCAACTGCAGTTGAAATGCCTGGTGATACTCTTAATAACATTGGTTATTTGGATGTTCAATTTGGTGGATTGGACTTTGGTACCGAAGACTCATTCGATGCATTGCCGGAGAAGTTTAATTCATCAGCAACAATTGACAATCAGCAAATTGTCCAGACTCAAGATGTTGTTTCAAATGACTATCAGTCAAAGGCAAACTCGCAACAACAAGCCGTATTGTCAGCTGGATTGCAGAATTCGCAAATT TCTGATAGTCTTACATCAGGCTATTCTCAACGCAGCTCCTCGAATATTCAACAACAGCAAAATGCAAGCAGTGTGGGTTCAATGAGCGCCCAAACCAACAGCTCGCTAGATCAGCTATCGAAAAATGATCCGTACAATCAATCGAACACATCAAATGCGGCTGGTTATCAGAGCTCATACAACTCTAGCTCCTCTGCTAACAAATCTTCATCTTACCAACCGACAGCTACTGGTCAGGGGTACAATAGCGCTAGTTACACTAACGTTCAA TCTTCTTCGGCCAGTACCTATCAACCACCGTCGAATAACTACAATTCATATAACCAGAATTCTGTGAATTCTTATCAGCAGCAAGCGAATGTATCTTCTGTAAATAATTCATCGAATTCTGTTGCTGGTAGCACTGTGAATAGTAGTGTTTCAACGCAAAACATTCCCGTAGGCGGAAGCAGTAGTAGCACCGTGAATAATGCCAG TGCAAATTCAAATGCCGGATATTTATCCAGTCAGTATCAAAGCAATCAGACAACATCGGCTTACCCATCACAACAGAATGCGTACCAAAATAATCAAAGTATTTATGGCGGTACTGGTCTTTCAAATAACACAGG GTTCACTGGTAGCACAAGCACTTCATCATCTCAATACAGTAACTTTAGTAGTGCTAAACTGAAGGAAACTTCTACTACATCGTCTAGCTCCCATTATGAAAG cgTTTCAAGTGTTGCAGCAAGTACAGTTGTTAGTAGCACTGTAAGTTCAGTTGTCCCCAGTTCAACAGCGACTACAAACAGTATGAGCTCACCATCTTTAGGTTTGACAAATACAAAAGTAACAAACTCAGCCACCAATGCCAACAAGAACAGTGCTGGAATGGTGCCGCAAAACATCCAAATGGTTAGTCAATATATTCAGACTGGATTGCCCTACTATCAGCAACCAGTATATTCTTACGAGGATTTACAAATGATGCAACAGAGAGTGCCACATGTG CAGGGATACTACGATCTGAATTACACACCAACTAGTTTAGGTGCAGCCGGTGTGCGTGACAACTTGGGCTCTGTTGCTTATTCAACAATGACTGATGGTCGTTTCGCCAGAACTGACAATAACTCTAGCCCTGTTAGCAAT gtGTCTAGTACGATGTCACAGCAAGCGGGATCAACTGCTCCATTGCTTAACGTTCCTTATGCATACTTCTATGGAGGCAATATGATGCCTGGCGGTTTCCAATATGGCACACCAGCAATTTATCCG CAGATTCCAGCTGCAAATACTGCATCAGGTGGTCAGTTCCCTAAACCGTCATACAATACTGGATATGGTTCAGCCAGCTACGATGCTCTTTCACAAGCTACACAGGACTACACCAAGGGAGCGTACCCATCTAGTGTTAACCAACAGACTAAATCACAAAACGTAGCAAATCCACCACAAGCCGGAACTGGTTCCGACATTACATCTTCAATGTATGGAAAGGGTCATGTAGCATTAAACAAAGTCaat tcatatgaaaaacaaaatttccactCTGGTACACCACCCCCCTTTAATATGCCCAATACGCAGACTGCCGGTGGAACGTCGGCTCAACCCTATGGAATGTACCTACAGCCGATGCCAACAGGTCATCACAATATGATTCATCAACCCATTCATCAG ATGGACAGCAGAATTCATAACTCATCCCGTCGG
- the LOC129952715 gene encoding protein lingerer isoform X3 — protein sequence MSTQNRSSGGGRNQKKSNSGGGDTSNKRGDVGKTDKEKSQPKVLKPTLDQIRIAQAAEINTVAEDPKMPEKVATLIEMTQRSEEEVCCALYECDNNLERAVVFLLETLPVGAFETLKKKKSRTANSASENTGESDWADGNANTDKREKSRNRSSTRGGRGGNDSRGWRGREARENERNLADSSGRGGGEGGYRGGNRGRGSSRGGSYVGRGGRGGRLGQRGMGRDQGSRSNYSRHQDQDHQEVELWDNTIATNAEKQQQQQQQQQDDAWGDWDNEEYVGSLKDSKVFTTSNLQQSQQPAVVGVGSADLSAPPGLELHLGATQQQQQPPQQQSSHIGNDDMAQQYSSAVVNNNSSVAVSGSGTLNPSQFPDIHSSNAGHNMRMSSLETQQMNSSSTLSAEQSQYFNSLTSQNAAAAAAAAAAVAAAAVSQQTGSVNSYQNSSVQYPTSYATVFGDQNVSSQPAVRRARAKVPPPSKIPSTAVEMPGDTLNNIGYLDVQFGGLDFGTEDSFDALPEKFNSSATIDNQQIVQTQDVVSNDYQSKANSQQQAVLSAGLQNSQISDSLTSGYSQRSSSNIQQQQNASSVGSMSAQTNSSLDQLSKNDPYNQSNTSNAAGYQSSYNSSSSANKSSSYQPTATGQGYNSASYTNVQSSSASTYQPPSNNYNSYNQNSVNSYQQQANVSSVNNSSNSVAGSTVNSSVSTQNIPVGGSSSSTVNNASANSNAGYLSSQYQSNQTTSAYPSQQNAYQNNQSIYGGTGLSNNTGFTGSTSTSSSQYSNFSSAKLKETSTTSSSSHYESVSSVAASTVVSSTVSSVVPSSTATTNSMSSPSLGLTNTKVTNSATNANKNSAGMVPQNIQMVSQYIQTGLPYYQQPVYSYEDLQMMQQRVPHVGYYDLNYTPTSLGAAGVRDNLGSVAYSTMTDGRFARTDNNSSPVSNVSSTMSQQAGSTAPLLNVPYAYFYGGNMMPGGFQYGTPAIYPQQIPAANTASGGQFPKPSYNTGYGSASYDALSQATQDYTKGAYPSSVNQQTKSQNVANPPQAGTGSDITSSMYGKGHVALNKVNSYEKQNFHSGTPPPFNMPNTQTAGGTSAQPYGMYLQPMPTGHHNMIHQPIHQMDSRIHNSSRRDSNSTGQRQQSSNPTKSATKQGYSPSYWAGQN from the exons ATGAGCACACAAAATCGATCCAGCGGTGGCGGCCGCAACCAGAAAAAGTCAAATTCTGGTGGTGGTGATACATCTAATAAAAGAGGTGATGTAGGCAAAACAGATAAAGAAAAATCGCAGCCAAAGGTACTAAAG CCAACATTAGATCAGATCCGTATTGCTCAGGCTGCAGAAATTAATACTGTCGCAGAAGATCCAAAAATGCCTGAGAAAGTCGCTACACTGATCGAAATGACTCAGAGGTCTGAGGAAGAAGTATGTTGTGCATTGTATGAGTGCGATAATAATTTGGAGCGAGCTGTAGTATTCTTATTAGAAACACTTCCAGTG GGAGCatttgaaactttaaagaagaaaaagagtCGGACCGCCAATTCAGCAAGTGAGAACACTGGTGAAAGCGATTGGGCTGATGGAAATGCAAATACGGATAAACGAGAGAAGTCTCGTAACAGGAGCAGCACACGCGGAGGACGTGGTGGCAATGACAGTCGTGGCT GGCGAGGAAGAGAGGCTCGGGAAAACGAGAGAAATCTAGCAGATTCTTCTGGTCGTGGTGGTGGCGAAGGAGGATACCGTGGTGGTAACCGAGGACGGGGTTCCAGTCGCGGAGGGAGTTACGTGGGACGCGGTGGCCGTGGTGGTCGTCTTGGCCAACGTGGAATGGGAAGAGATCAAGGTAGTCGCAGCAACTACTCAAGACACCAAGATCAAGACCATCAAGAAGTTGAGCTGTGGGACAACACGATTGCTACAAATGCcgagaagcagcagcagcaacaacagcagcagcaggacGATGCTTGGGGTGATTGGGATAACGAGGAATACGTGGGCTCTCTTAAAGACAGCAAAGTATTTACTACGAGCAATTTGCAGCAAAGCCAGCAACCTGCTGTCGTTGGAGTGGGCAGTGCAGACTTGTCGGCTCCACCTGGCTTAGAGCTGCATCTTGGTGCTactcagcaacaacaacaaccaccgCAGCAGCAATCATCTCATATAGGCAACGATGATATGGCTCAACAATATAGCAGTGCTGTAGTAAATAACAATTCGAGTGTAGCTGTTTCGGGATCGGGAACTCTTAACCCATCTCAATTCCCAGACATTCATTCATCGAATGCTGGTCATAACATGCGAATGAGTAGCTTAGAAACGCAGCAAATGAACAGTTCATCGACTCTTTCAGCGGAACAGTCTCAGTATTTCAATTCATTGACCTCGCAGAATGCAGCGGCTGCAGCAGCTGCTGCTGCGGCAGTTGCTGCCGCTGCTGTATCTCAGCAAACAGGCAGTGTAAATTCGTACCAAAACTCATCTGTGCAATATCCGACGTCTTATGCTACAGTATTTGGTGATCAGAATGTGTCATCGCAGCCAGCTGTAAGAAGAGCGAGAGCCAAGGTGCCACCACCGTCGAAG ATACCATCAACTGCAGTTGAAATGCCTGGTGATACTCTTAATAACATTGGTTATTTGGATGTTCAATTTGGTGGATTGGACTTTGGTACCGAAGACTCATTCGATGCATTGCCGGAGAAGTTTAATTCATCAGCAACAATTGACAATCAGCAAATTGTCCAGACTCAAGATGTTGTTTCAAATGACTATCAGTCAAAGGCAAACTCGCAACAACAAGCCGTATTGTCAGCTGGATTGCAGAATTCGCAAATT TCTGATAGTCTTACATCAGGCTATTCTCAACGCAGCTCCTCGAATATTCAACAACAGCAAAATGCAAGCAGTGTGGGTTCAATGAGCGCCCAAACCAACAGCTCGCTAGATCAGCTATCGAAAAATGATCCGTACAATCAATCGAACACATCAAATGCGGCTGGTTATCAGAGCTCATACAACTCTAGCTCCTCTGCTAACAAATCTTCATCTTACCAACCGACAGCTACTGGTCAGGGGTACAATAGCGCTAGTTACACTAACGTTCAA TCTTCTTCGGCCAGTACCTATCAACCACCGTCGAATAACTACAATTCATATAACCAGAATTCTGTGAATTCTTATCAGCAGCAAGCGAATGTATCTTCTGTAAATAATTCATCGAATTCTGTTGCTGGTAGCACTGTGAATAGTAGTGTTTCAACGCAAAACATTCCCGTAGGCGGAAGCAGTAGTAGCACCGTGAATAATGCCAG TGCAAATTCAAATGCCGGATATTTATCCAGTCAGTATCAAAGCAATCAGACAACATCGGCTTACCCATCACAACAGAATGCGTACCAAAATAATCAAAGTATTTATGGCGGTACTGGTCTTTCAAATAACACAGG GTTCACTGGTAGCACAAGCACTTCATCATCTCAATACAGTAACTTTAGTAGTGCTAAACTGAAGGAAACTTCTACTACATCGTCTAGCTCCCATTATGAAAG cgTTTCAAGTGTTGCAGCAAGTACAGTTGTTAGTAGCACTGTAAGTTCAGTTGTCCCCAGTTCAACAGCGACTACAAACAGTATGAGCTCACCATCTTTAGGTTTGACAAATACAAAAGTAACAAACTCAGCCACCAATGCCAACAAGAACAGTGCTGGAATGGTGCCGCAAAACATCCAAATGGTTAGTCAATATATTCAGACTGGATTGCCCTACTATCAGCAACCAGTATATTCTTACGAGGATTTACAAATGATGCAACAGAGAGTGCCACATGTG GGATACTACGATCTGAATTACACACCAACTAGTTTAGGTGCAGCCGGTGTGCGTGACAACTTGGGCTCTGTTGCTTATTCAACAATGACTGATGGTCGTTTCGCCAGAACTGACAATAACTCTAGCCCTGTTAGCAAT gtGTCTAGTACGATGTCACAGCAAGCGGGATCAACTGCTCCATTGCTTAACGTTCCTTATGCATACTTCTATGGAGGCAATATGATGCCTGGCGGTTTCCAATATGGCACACCAGCAATTTATCCG caGCAGATTCCAGCTGCAAATACTGCATCAGGTGGTCAGTTCCCTAAACCGTCATACAATACTGGATATGGTTCAGCCAGCTACGATGCTCTTTCACAAGCTACACAGGACTACACCAAGGGAGCGTACCCATCTAGTGTTAACCAACAGACTAAATCACAAAACGTAGCAAATCCACCACAAGCCGGAACTGGTTCCGACATTACATCTTCAATGTATGGAAAGGGTCATGTAGCATTAAACAAAGTCaat tcatatgaaaaacaaaatttccactCTGGTACACCACCCCCCTTTAATATGCCCAATACGCAGACTGCCGGTGGAACGTCGGCTCAACCCTATGGAATGTACCTACAGCCGATGCCAACAGGTCATCACAATATGATTCATCAACCCATTCATCAG ATGGACAGCAGAATTCATAACTCATCCCGTCGG